In Gemmatimonadaceae bacterium, the following are encoded in one genomic region:
- a CDS encoding sigma-70 family RNA polymerase sigma factor, translated as MIDRERPDGSSPSPSSDPLAEATRVVSDEDRRALDAVFSEAYEELRRLATRVREGDPSATLSPTALVNEAWLKLADSPHVARTSRLHFRRIAARAMRQVLIEAARRRKAEKRGGGSAFVTFEDSMDAAGVMPTAADELLALDEALDRLATLSPRQSTLVEARFFGGLELKEAAALLEISEATAVRDWRTARAWLATELRSGR; from the coding sequence ATGATCGATCGAGAGCGCCCGGACGGTTCGTCTCCGTCGCCGTCATCCGACCCTTTGGCGGAGGCGACTCGCGTCGTCTCGGACGAGGATCGCCGGGCGCTCGATGCCGTCTTCAGCGAGGCGTACGAAGAGCTGCGCCGGCTGGCCACGCGCGTTCGTGAGGGAGACCCCAGCGCGACGCTGAGTCCAACGGCGCTGGTGAACGAGGCGTGGCTCAAGCTCGCCGACTCGCCGCACGTCGCGCGCACGTCTCGCCTGCACTTCCGGCGCATCGCCGCCCGCGCCATGCGACAAGTGCTGATCGAGGCGGCTCGCCGGCGGAAGGCCGAGAAGCGCGGCGGTGGCAGCGCCTTTGTCACCTTCGAGGATTCGATGGACGCCGCCGGGGTGATGCCGACCGCTGCCGACGAACTCCTCGCGCTCGACGAGGCGCTGGACCGGCTGGCGACGCTGAGCCCGCGGCAGTCCACGCTGGTGGAGGCGCGCTTCTTTGGCGGACTCGAACTCAAGGAAGCGGCTGCGCTGCTCGAGATCTCCGAGGCCACCGCCGTGCGCGACTGGCGCACCGCGCGCGCCTGGCTGGCCACCGAACTCCGCTCTGGTCGTTAG